A window of Desulfobaculum bizertense DSM 18034 contains these coding sequences:
- the asnS gene encoding asparagine--tRNA ligase — translation MQRLRVRQALESEAPKENIVVKGWVRTKRENKGFAFIELNDGTSLSNLQVIIDEGAQGWDELERATTGASVSISGNLIESPGKGQKWEVKASELRVIGEADPESFPLQKKRHSDEFLRSIAHLRPRTNKYGSIFRIRSEAAYAVHKFFHDNGFRYVHSPILTGSDCEGAGEMFRVTTLDPYDGKKATPEDDFFGKNTSLTVSGQLAAEIFATSLGDVYTFGPTFRAENSNTPRHAAEFWMIEPEMAFADLKDDMDLGEKFLKSVVSHLREHCAEDMELFSKWVDKSLTATLDTVVEKEFQRVPYTEAVEILKKNAKTKKGKDRFEYAVEWGIDLQTEHERFLTEDYFKCPVIVYDYPKDIKAFYMRMNEDNKTVAAMDILVPRVGEIIGGSQREERMDVLTRRIQELGLPEEEYWWYMDLRRFGSVPHSGFGMGFERLLMMVTGVANIRDVIPCPRTPKHLEF, via the coding sequence ACTTAATGATGGAACCTCTCTTTCCAACCTCCAGGTCATTATTGATGAAGGAGCGCAGGGCTGGGATGAACTTGAGCGCGCCACAACGGGTGCCTCTGTTTCCATTTCGGGAAACCTTATTGAATCTCCTGGTAAAGGCCAGAAGTGGGAAGTGAAGGCTAGCGAGCTGCGGGTGATTGGTGAGGCTGATCCCGAAAGCTTCCCGCTCCAGAAAAAGCGCCACTCTGATGAATTTTTGCGCTCTATTGCGCACTTGCGTCCGCGCACCAACAAATACGGTTCGATTTTCCGCATTCGTTCCGAAGCGGCATATGCCGTGCACAAGTTTTTCCATGACAATGGATTCCGCTATGTGCACTCCCCAATTTTGACAGGCTCTGACTGCGAGGGCGCGGGCGAAATGTTCCGCGTGACCACGCTTGATCCTTATGATGGCAAGAAGGCTACGCCAGAGGATGATTTCTTTGGAAAGAATACCTCCCTGACTGTTTCTGGCCAGCTTGCAGCCGAAATTTTTGCCACGTCCCTTGGCGACGTGTATACCTTCGGTCCCACATTCCGTGCAGAGAACTCCAATACTCCCCGCCATGCGGCCGAGTTTTGGATGATCGAGCCAGAGATGGCTTTTGCGGACCTGAAGGATGATATGGATCTTGGCGAAAAGTTCTTGAAGAGCGTTGTGTCTCATCTGCGTGAGCACTGCGCAGAGGATATGGAGCTGTTTAGCAAGTGGGTGGACAAGTCCCTGACTGCAACGCTGGACACTGTTGTGGAAAAGGAATTCCAGCGGGTGCCCTACACCGAGGCCGTTGAGATTCTGAAAAAGAACGCCAAGACCAAGAAGGGCAAGGACCGCTTTGAATATGCCGTGGAATGGGGCATTGACCTCCAGACCGAGCATGAGCGTTTCCTGACAGAGGACTATTTTAAGTGCCCAGTCATTGTGTATGACTACCCTAAGGACATTAAGGCATTCTACATGCGGATGAATGAGGACAACAAGACCGTTGCTGCAATGGATATTCTTGTTCCTCGTGTGGGTGAGATCATTGGTGGCAGCCAGCGTGAAGAGCGTATGGATGTGCTGACTCGCCGTATTCAGGAGCTTGGACTGCCTGAGGAAGAGTACTGGTGGTATATGGACCTGCGCCGCTTTGGTTCCGTGCCACACTCTGGCTTTGGAATGGGCTTTGAGCGTCTGCTGATGATGGTAACTGGTGTTGCAAACATTCGAGACGTCATTCCTTGCCCCAGAACTCCAAAGCATCTGGAGTTCTAA